From Gammaproteobacteria bacterium:
GCGTTGTGGGTCACAACGATGACAGGATTCTGAAGAATTTGTGACAGCGACGAAACAGAGCAAAAGGTTGAAGTGACAACGAAGTAGCAGGAGAGACGATAGAAATCACTGACAGTGATGCAACTCAGACCATTAACCGCTCACGGCCCTATGAGCTGATCATCAGTGGCGACCGTAATACCATCACCATTGCGAGCAACAATCAGGTTACGCAGCTCACCATCAGCGGCAACAACAATATCCTGATCCTTTCAAGCGCCACCACCGTCGAC
This genomic window contains:
- a CDS encoding DUF3060 domain-containing protein, translated to MEITDSDATQTINRSRPYELIISGDRNTITIASNNQVTQLTISGNNNILILSSATTVDSLTFTGGDNTITKLPGSVVTRVSDQGSGNSVING